GGCATCCAATTCCGCGTCGACGATCTCGCCATTGACATCGATGAAACGGCCAAGGACATCGCCCACCGCACCTTTTGAAAGAAGCGTCGCCAGTTCGTCCCTCAAAATGTTGCCCGAGCGGACAAGGACCGATTCTTCGCTCAGGCTTCCGCAAGAAAAAATGAGAATTTGTGCCGAGCGCGCCTTGGTCAGAACATCGGCGACGATCCGGTCGCGTTCGAGCACCTCACGGGTGACGCGCTGGCCGACAATTGCCGGCACTGGCAGCGGCACAAGGCGGGCACCTGCCTTGCGTGCGAAGATCCCGGCGACATCGTTATGATACGTGACGCCGGAAATGGGTGCGACCGTTCCATTGATCTGTACGACCTCGCCGCCATCGCTCCATTGAAGCGGAAGCCAATGGGCAACGGCGCCCATCGTACGCCCCCAGGAAACGCCCACGGTTGCGCCATTGGATTTGATAGAAGCAATGTACTGGCCGGCGGCTTGAGCGACGGTGTCCAAACTCTGCGCCTGTTCGCCGTCGCTGGAAACCACGACGGAATCGTTCAGGTTGAAGGTTTGTTGCAAGGCGGTTTCCAGGTCGGGGCGGCGCGGCGAGCGTGGAATGATTTCGATGCGCACGATGCCGAGGTCGCGCGCCTCCTGCAGGAGACGGCTAACCTGCCAGCGGTTCAACCCGGTCTCAGCAGCGATTTCCGACTGATTCAGTTCCTGTTGGTAGGTCATGCGCGCAACCTTGACCATCAGGTGCTCGCGGCTTTCGTCCATCGGCAGGCGATTGCTGACGCGTTCGCTTTCGTCTTTCATACTCTCTCCGTCCGTGTGCTTTCGACGTTACCGGAAAGCCTATGGAAGACGGGCGTCAGGACATCCGTTGCTTCGCGGTAGTCGGCAAACATAGCGAGATATTGTCTGTGACGATTGAAATCAGGCGTTCTTTTCACGACAGGCGCGCGCAACGCATGCGCCGCGGTCGTCAGGTCTGGAAACAGTCCAAGCGCCACCGTACAGGCGACGGCGCCGCCATGCAGCGAAAGGTTGTCATCGAGCGCAAGCTCCACGGGCTTACCTATTGCATCGATGGTTGCTTCGAGCCAGAGACGGTTTTTCATGATGCCGCCAGACATGACGATCCGGTCGATCGCCACCCCTTGCTTTTCCAGATCGAAGACGACATTCGCCGCCCCGAGTGCGACCGCAGTCACAGTAGCACGGTAGATGCTGGCCCGGTCGTGAGACAGCGACAAACCCAAAAAGGCGCCCCGCAGCCGTGCATCCCGGTAGGGTGTACGGTTGCCCATCCAATAATCCAGCGCCAGGAGCCCGGTGGAATCCGGCTCGATTGCGTCAGCGGCCGCGCAAAGTGATCGGAAGCCGGCATCATCAAGCCCGAAGATGGTGTTGCTCAGCCACTGAAGAATGGAACCAGCCGAGACCTGGCCGCCCTCGATCATTCGCAAGCCGGGCGTCAAGGCGTTGGGGTAAGGACCCCAGACCCCGCGGATATTACGCCCGTCATCCGGTACCTGCGTGAGGTGGACATTCGATGTCCCGCCGATGAACAGCATGGAGCCTGGCGTCACCGCGTCGGCACCGAATGTTCCCATATGCGCGTCTATGCCACCCTGCACCACGACAGGATTACCCGGAATGCCAAGCGTACGTGCCATCTCGGGAAGCATGGGAGCGACGACGTCCCCGATGTCCACAATTCGCTGCGGAAGCTTGGCACCAAGGTCCGGCACGCCGAGCAGAGCATAGAGATCCTCGCAGAATTTGCGGTTCCGGCTATCGTAGTTCCACTTGCATGTGGCATTCATCAGAGAGCCGGCCCATACACCGGTTAACCTGTGATTGACGAAATCCAGAGCCTCGCAAATGACTTCCGTGCGCGCCCAGAGGTCCGGCTTTCGGCGCGCGAACCACATGGCTTTCGGGACCAGCCACTCGACCGCATCCGAACCACCGCTGTCTGCGAGAATGGGGTGGTCCACGGTTTCAGTGAACGCGGCTTCGTCGGCCGCGCGTGCGTCCATCCAGAGGACGGCAGGGGCAATCGGCTTGCCAGACCGGTCGCAGAGTACAACCGTCGAGGCGAAGGTCGCTACACAAACCGCAGCGATATCGGGCGAACCGGCCTTTGCAACGACATCGGGGACGAGCGAGACGAGCGCGGTCATCCAGTCTTCAGGATTCTGCTCGGCGCGGTTGGGCGGAAGATGCTGCGTTCTGTAAGTCGCCTCGCCACGCGCAACGATGTGGTTCGTCTGCGTGTCGAAGATCGCTGCCCTCGCGCCGCCGGTTCCAAAATCCAGACTGAGAACTGCGACCATCCCTAACTTGCCTCCCTGTTTGCCCCACCGTCTCCCGAACGATCAGGGGCGGAACAGCACTTTTGAGAAGTGCAGGTCCTTCGCCGCGAAGCGCTGAAAGATACCAGGCAGTTCGGCAAGGTCGAGATCATGCGAGATCATGAATTCCCACTTCAGTTCCCCGGTCGCGAATTTTTGGACGGTTGTCGTCCACTGCGGGCCGGGAAAAGGCGCACCGAAACTGTTCCACGAGCCGTGCAGTGAAACTTCCTGACGCAGGAATCTCTGGAACGTCGCGTTCGACAGCTTCACATCGGGGACAGGTATCCCGATAAACGTGACATGTCCGCCCGGCGCAGCCAGCATGACGGCAGCGTTGATCGTCGAATCGATACCGACGGCCTCGATCACAAGATCGGCTCGTTCCTTGTTGTCGGCAAAATCGGCAGACAGGATGCATAGATCGGCGCCCGCCTGACGCGCCAAGGCGAGTTTCTCTTCCGTGACATCGACGGCGATCACTCTCGAGGCCCCCATGATGCGCATCCACTGGATCGCGAACAGACCGATCGGGCCGCACCCGACGACGGCCCCGGTCTGGCCGGCCGTTATACCGCCGGCCTTCCAGATGGCATGGAGAGCGATCGAGGCAGGGTCGGTCATGGCGATAGCCCTGGGATCGACGTGCTGCGGTGTCTTGATGAGATTTTCGACGGGGACGGCGACAAATTCCGCATAAGCGCCGTCGCGGCGGCTACCGAAGTAATCATAGTCGCGGCATCGGGAAAAATTGCCTGTCTTGCATTCTATGCATTGATTGCACGGCATCAGCGGCGCAATAGCGGTCAGCTCGCCGATTTCCCAGCCTTCGACGTTTTCACCGAGCGCATGGATATGGCCGGAAAACTCGTGGCCTGTGATGAGAGGCATCTTCCATGCGCCCTTGACCAGCATGCGGGGCAGATCCGACCCACACACGCCGACGGATGCGACGCGCAGCAGGACCTCTCCGGGGCCGGCCACCGGCTTTGGCCGCTTTTCAAGCCGTATATCGCCCGGGGCGTGGAGCACGATGGCTCGCATGGCGTCTCCTGTTAGCATCTGCGTCATTTGGTTACCTTTGCTAGGACAGCTGTCGTGACAATTAATCACATGCGGGAATTTTCGCGACGTGGACCGGTCGAAGGGCGGCCTTCATGCCGCCCGTCTCATTAAGCTGGGCTCTGTAACTGTTACGTCGTTATCTGCCGGAGAATGATTTCATCGCTTCAGAGAGCCGGTGCTGTACTGCAACAGCATGGCAACGACGATGATCGCTCCCATATAAACCTGCTGGTGATAGCCGGGCACGCCTGCAAGGTTCATGATGTTGGTGATAATTCCCATGACCAAAGCGCCAAGCAGCGTGTTGATGACGCCGCCCTTCCCGCCCATCAGGCTCGCCCCACCGATGACGACGGCGGCGATCACATTGAGTTCGGCCCCGATGCCGACCTGAGCAGAGCCGACGCCTGTGCGGCTCGCGGCGATGATACCTGCCAAACCGGCGAGCAAACCGGAGATCACATAGACGGCGACGATATAGCGCGGGACGGCGATACCGGAGAGTCGGACAGCCTCCTCGTTGGAACCGATTGCCGTAATGACGCGTCCGAACCGGGTGAAGTTGAGGACGACACCGCCGGCGATATAGATTGCGAACATCAAAATGACTGGTTGGGGAATGCCCAGCACGAAGCCGGAACCGAAACTGCTGAAAGCTGCGCCCGCATCGCTGAGCGGAATTGGTCGCCCCTCGGAAATGATGAGGGAAAGGCCGCGCGCGACTGCCATCATGGCAAGCGACATGACAAAGGACGGCAGCCTGAGATACGCGATGAAACCGCCCGTTACCAGGCCGCAGGCAGCGCCGCACAACAAGACAAGAAAAATGGTCGCCCCGGTGCCATAGCCTAACATCGCGCAGAAGTAGCCCGTGAGTACGGAACCCAGGGCCATGACCGATCCAACCGAAAGGTCAATGCCGCGCGTCAGGATGACGAACAGCATGCCGACGGCCATGATGCCGGCTGTCGAGGCAACCTGCCGCAATACGTTGAGGAGGTTGCCGCGAGTGAGAAAACTGTCCGACCACCAGGTCGCTACGGCGACGAGCACGAGAAAGATGGCCAGGGTCCCGAAACGCTGAACGATGGAGTGATAGTCGACAAAACCCTTCTGTTCCGGCGGCGTCACTGTGTCTGTTGTGTGGGTCATACCTGGCTGCCTTGGTTGCTCGCTCTGGCTCCGCCCATCATCGACAGGCCAAGCAGATTTTCTTCCGAGTAGTTGCTGGGTGTCAGTTCGCCTCGGATCTGCCCCTGGCCCATTGCCAGAACGCGATCGCAAAGACCAAAGAGTTCCTGATGTTCTGAGGAAATCACCAGAACTGCCTTGCCGTCTTCGGCGAGCTTGTTGATCAGAGCATAGATCTCGGCCTTCGCGCCGACATCGACGCCGCGTGTGGGTTCGTCCAGAATGATAACGTCGCCACCGGCGTGAAACCATTTCGCCAGCACGACCTTCTGCTGATTGCCGCCCGACAGACTGGAAACCGGTGCATCGATACTGGAAGCCTTGAGCCGCAAGCTCTTGCCAAGTGCGGTGACGTCGGTGCGCTCCAAGGCTGGCTTGAGGAAGCCCAAGGCATTCACGACCGACGACATCCTGGCCATCGTTGCATTGACGCGGATCGGCTTGTCGATGACGACGCCGTGCTCCTTGCGGTCTTCCGGGACGAGCCCGATACCGGCCTTCACCGCGTCTCTGGGCGATTTGAGTTTGAGGGCCTTCCCTTTGAGGCTGATCGTGCCGCTGTCCAGCGGATCAGCGCCGAAAATCGCGCGTGCGACTTCCGTGCGGCCTGATCCGATCAGGCCTCCAAGCCCGACGATCTCGCCGGCGCGGACAGAAAAGCTGACATCGCGAACCATCCGGTCCGCATTGAGTTTTTTCACGTTGAGCAGTTCGGCGCCGATGGTGCGCTGCGAGCGCTCCGGGAACATGTTGGCGATTGGCCGGCCGACCATCATGCGAATGATATCGTCGATCTTGACGTCCGTCGTCGCGACTGTTCCGACCGTCTCCCCATCCTTCATTACTGTCATTCGATCCGCGATATCGAACACTTCATCGAGGCGATGCGAAATATAGACGATGCCGACTCCACGATCGCGCAGGCCCCGGATGATCTGGTGCAGTTTCATCGCATCCTGAGCACCGAGCACTGCGGTCGGTTCGTCGAAGACGATGATCTTGATGTCCTGCGAAAGCGCCTTGGCGATCTCGACCACCTGCTGGTGGGCGACGGACAGGGTGCCGACAAGGCGCCCGGGATCGATATCGAAACCCAGACGGTCGATCAGCTGTTTTGCACGTCTTCGCAGGCTGAATCGGGAAATAAGGGTCGGTAGCTCTCCAAGAAAAATGTTTTCTGCCACGCTGAGATCAGGGGCAAGGGCAAGCTCCTGGTGGATCACGACGATGCCAAGTGCGCGTGCGTCTCGAGGATCGCGAAGCTCGGTCCGCTTTCCATTAATGACGACCTCTCCCTGGCTGGGGATAATCTCGCCGCCCAGAACGCGCATAAGGGTGGATTTTCCAGCACCGTTCTCGCCGAGAAGGGCATGAACCTCCCCCGGCCACACGTCGAAATTCACGGACCGAAGCGCGTGAATGCCCCCGAAGGACTTGGAGATTGATTTCAGATTGGCAAGTTCGGTCACCATGGCCCTCCTAACAATGGCTGCAGACAACGAGGCAGGAGCCCCGTTGTCCAGTCCGCGGCGGCTTTGCAGCCTCCTGGGAGGAGCAGATCAGAAAACGGCGTCGGCGCGATAATATTTGTCGACGTTTTCTTTGGTGATGACGGCCGGTGTCGTCAGATTGAGCTTCGGGAAGTCGGCTGGCAGTTCGCCGTTGACTGCTTTGAGCCCGATATCGACCGCGGTACGCGCGACCAGGTCCGGGTCGTTAAGCCCGGTTGCCCCGTATTTGCCTTCTTTGATCAGTGCCAATGCTTCCTTCTGGCCGTCCGCAGCGGCAAGCGCGAGAACATCTGTCTTGCCTTGTGCCTCGAGAGCCTTCATGGCGCCAAGCACCATCGAGTCGTTTTCGCCAAGAACGACATTGGCGTCCGGATGCGCGGTCAGGAGGTCTTCCATCGCGGCGAGGCCACCTTCATGGGCCCAGCCACCCCAGCCCTGGCCCACGACTTCGAAACTGACCTTGCCGTCGTTGACCAATTGGCCTTCGACAAGGCCCTTGAAAACGCCGAGGCGCCGATCGCGGCCCACTTCGTTACCCTTGTCGCCCGATAGAAGGATGATCTTCATCGGCTTGCCCTTCATGGCATTGGCAAGCCATTGGCCGACAAGCACACCGTTCTGGTCATTGGAAGAGCGAACCTGGGTGACGACGTTGGCCTTCGTGTTGATAGAGGAGTCCATGACGACGACCTTCACGCCAGCGGCCGTTGCAGCGTCTGCGGCCGCGACAAGGCCTTCCGGATCGCGCGGGTTGAGGATCAGCAGATTAACGCCGCGCGCCACCATGTCTTCCACGTCCGCGATCTGTTTGGTCATGTCGTTCTGGCCGTCGGCGCTGGTAACTTCACAACCGGCCTTTTTGGCCTGATCTTCCGCTGCCGCCACCTGAGCGGCGAAATAAGGTGCGCCAAGCGTGTACATAGCGATGCCAACCTTGCAGTCGGCGGCGTTTGCGATGCCAGCGGAAGCGACGCTCGCCATGAGGGCCAACATGCATCCTGCGATTGATTTCTTCATGGGTAACTCCTCCGATTTCCATGAGACAGGAAGCGGTTTCGGCTTCCATTCCGTAGTTTAATTACAAGCTTCGAGATTGGTCAAGCAAAATTAACCCCATTTTTGATACTATACCACATAAGTGACAAATCGTGCGCTGCAACAAGGCGATAATGCCCCACGTTTCGCCTGCGGCAGGCGCTGGGATTTGCGCTCGCAATTTTATTTGGTAGTTTTGCTACGAAATTAGAGAACAGGAGAAAAGTGTTGATATTGTTTGAGCCGGGAGTCTGTCAGGTCGATGTTGCAACAGGCCAGTTGAAGGGTGCGACGAACCGCTATGTCAAAACCTTCCGGGATCTTGCAGGGCTGTATCAGGACGAGAGCGCATATCAAGCGCTTATCGCAACCCGCGGTGATGATGTCGCCTATGAGGTTACGGACTACAAGCCATCGGCCAATGGGGGTGACATCATCATCGGCGTCACGCGCATGGAGCCTGGGAAGATCGGTGACGAGTATTTCATGACGCGGGGCCACATCCATGCGAGGCCCAATCGGCCGGAAATGTATTATGGCGAGGCTGGCGTAGGCGTGATGCTGCTGGAATCGCCCTATGGCGAGATTCGCACGATCGAGATACGCGCGAGGACTATGTGCTATGTGCCACCCTTTTGGATCCATCGTTCTGTCAACGTCGGCCTGGAACCACTTGTAATGACATTTTCCTATCCCGCGGATGCCGGTCAGGACTACGACGTCATTGCGAAGGCGGGGGGAATGCGGAGCCGTATTGTCGATGACGGGAACGGTGGATGGACCACAGTCGATAACGCCGGTTATTCAGGGAGACACCCATCGCTTGTAGAAGACATCATGTCGAGAGTTGACTGAAGACTGTCGGGGATCCTGTCTGGTGTTCCCCGTCACCGCTGGTTTGACCGCCTCATCCCTGTGCTCGTTGTCTAGCCCGGACACATAACTGACAGGTGTTCGGGGAGATGGCTGACACGTTCATACTGGCATGGATTGGCTTCGAGAGGAGGTTGTCCATGCCGTGGAAAGAGGTGCCGGTTATGGGAGAGAGGCAGGAATTTGTGCGGCTGGCGCTGGTCCGCTGATCCTCAAGGGCATTCTCGATCCGGAAGACGCAAAAATGGCGGCGAAGAGCGGCGCCGACGCAATCATCGTCTCGAACCACGGCGGCCGCCAGCTCGACGGGCGCGCATTCCTCGATCAGCATGCTGCCGCGCATCGTCGGGGCCGTCGGCGACCAGATCGAGGTACACCTCGACGGCGGCATTCGTTCCGGCCAGGACGTCCTGAAGGCGATCGCGCTCGGTGCGAAAGGCACCTATATCGGCCGCCCCTTCCTCTACGGCCTCGGCGCGCTCGGCAACTAAGGCGTGACACTCGCGCTCGACATCATCCGCAAGGAGATGGACACGACCATGGCGCTCTGCGGCAAACGCCGCATCACCGAGGTCGGCCGCGACATCATTGCGGATTAGAGCACTCAAGGAAAGCGTGTAGCGGTTTTCCGTCGGAAGTGCGTAGGTTCAAAGACTTAGAGCAGAACGGCACGTTCGGCAATTTGGCGAGAGGGTGAACATCCCTCGCAATAGGCCGTCTAGTGCTTGCCGCGAGTGCCGCATCGCGGGACGCTGAAGCCCGCGTGATCGAGAACGAGGTCCAATCGCTAAGGCAACCTATCCTGGAGAATAGATTTCCCCCCTCCGGGAGTTCTTATATTTTCCCTGCGTCACAACGCGCGAAAAACCAAAGCACCGCGACATTGCTCGCGACATTGGGGATCTCATGGGTAGCAGGACTGACAGTGTCGGCCATCACACGCGCATCCCCAATGATCCTGCGATTGTTGGCGGGGTCATATGTGAGCAGCGTCAGTCAACGAGCGCGCAATTATGAGCGCGCCTTGCTCCTGCAATTCCCGCGAGAGCGAGGCAGATGATTCAGCCGACGTGAGCGTAGACGGCGTGCGGCTTGCCGATCACACACCTGCAACCGAGATGTCGCGCGTTCTGCGGACAGCACCTATTCATCTCGCGGCGGATCCCTCCGGCGGTGCAATTGCTCATTGGAACCATGGCCCCCTGCATGACGTCGTCGAGCCCATGACCGACCACGTCGTCATGGCTTACAACGGCACGATACAGCGCATGGAACGACGGTCCGGAAGGTCGGTCGAGAGTGGCACGTTTCGTCGTGGGGTTGTGATAATAATCCCGGCTGGATCGAGCTCCCGCTGGGATATTCCGAAGCCGGTTGATGTCGTTCAGCTCTATCTCCCTCACACGACACTGACACGCATTGCCGAGGCAACCGATACTTTCACGCCGACCGATCTTCTGGAGCGAACGGCGCATCCGGACCCCATTACATCTCGGTTGCTCCTGAGCGCAGCCGATGTCCTGGAAGGCAATAGGGCACTGGATACACTTTTCAGGCAACAGCTGACTGATCTTCTGGCCACGCGCCTGCTGGCTGCACATACGGGCAAGGCGCCGAGCTATCAACCGGCGGTCGGCGGCCTGGCACCGAATGTGCTGCGCCGGGCCATCGAACGATTGCGGTCCGACGCCGATGCGGACGTCTCCCTCGCCGCCCTCGCAGCTGATTCCGGGCTGTCACGTTTTCATTTCTGTCGCGCTTTCAAGGAAAGCACGGGGCTCTCACCGCACAACTGGCTGCGTCAATATCGGCTTGAGCAAGCCATAAACATGCTGCGCAATCCTGCAAATTCGGTCGCCTCGGTCGCAGCCTCTCTCGGTTATAACTCGCAAACAGCATTTGCAGCTGCGTTCCGCAAATTGACCGGCGAAACACCGACCGAGTGGCGGCGCAGCCACGGCTGACGGTTAAGTTCCTCTCGTCCTCGTTTCACATTTCGAAACAGCGCGTTT
The sequence above is drawn from the Sinorhizobium meliloti genome and encodes:
- a CDS encoding sugar-binding transcriptional regulator, which codes for MKDESERVSNRLPMDESREHLMVKVARMTYQQELNQSEIAAETGLNRWQVSRLLQEARDLGIVRIEIIPRSPRRPDLETALQQTFNLNDSVVVSSDGEQAQSLDTVAQAAGQYIASIKSNGATVGVSWGRTMGAVAHWLPLQWSDGGEVVQINGTVAPISGVTYHNDVAGIFARKAGARLVPLPVPAIVGQRVTREVLERDRIVADVLTKARSAQILIFSCGSLSEESVLVRSGNILRDELATLLSKGAVGDVLGRFIDVNGEIVDAELDARTIGLSLSDLKTSGKAIGIAAGSEKFNVVLGVLRAGLVNVLVTDEATATFALEHA
- a CDS encoding FGGY-family carbohydrate kinase; translated protein: MVAVLSLDFGTGGARAAIFDTQTNHIVARGEATYRTQHLPPNRAEQNPEDWMTALVSLVPDVVAKAGSPDIAAVCVATFASTVVLCDRSGKPIAPAVLWMDARAADEAAFTETVDHPILADSGGSDAVEWLVPKAMWFARRKPDLWARTEVICEALDFVNHRLTGVWAGSLMNATCKWNYDSRNRKFCEDLYALLGVPDLGAKLPQRIVDIGDVVAPMLPEMARTLGIPGNPVVVQGGIDAHMGTFGADAVTPGSMLFIGGTSNVHLTQVPDDGRNIRGVWGPYPNALTPGLRMIEGGQVSAGSILQWLSNTIFGLDDAGFRSLCAAADAIEPDSTGLLALDYWMGNRTPYRDARLRGAFLGLSLSHDRASIYRATVTAVALGAANVVFDLEKQGVAIDRIVMSGGIMKNRLWLEATIDAIGKPVELALDDNLSLHGGAVACTVALGLFPDLTTAAHALRAPVVKRTPDFNRHRQYLAMFADYREATDVLTPVFHRLSGNVESTRTERV
- a CDS encoding galactitol-1-phosphate 5-dehydrogenase: MRAIVLHAPGDIRLEKRPKPVAGPGEVLLRVASVGVCGSDLPRMLVKGAWKMPLITGHEFSGHIHALGENVEGWEIGELTAIAPLMPCNQCIECKTGNFSRCRDYDYFGSRRDGAYAEFVAVPVENLIKTPQHVDPRAIAMTDPASIALHAIWKAGGITAGQTGAVVGCGPIGLFAIQWMRIMGASRVIAVDVTEEKLALARQAGADLCILSADFADNKERADLVIEAVGIDSTINAAVMLAAPGGHVTFIGIPVPDVKLSNATFQRFLRQEVSLHGSWNSFGAPFPGPQWTTTVQKFATGELKWEFMISHDLDLAELPGIFQRFAAKDLHFSKVLFRP
- a CDS encoding ABC transporter permease; the encoded protein is MTHTTDTVTPPEQKGFVDYHSIVQRFGTLAIFLVLVAVATWWSDSFLTRGNLLNVLRQVASTAGIMAVGMLFVILTRGIDLSVGSVMALGSVLTGYFCAMLGYGTGATIFLVLLCGAACGLVTGGFIAYLRLPSFVMSLAMMAVARGLSLIISEGRPIPLSDAGAAFSSFGSGFVLGIPQPVILMFAIYIAGGVVLNFTRFGRVITAIGSNEEAVRLSGIAVPRYIVAVYVISGLLAGLAGIIAASRTGVGSAQVGIGAELNVIAAVVIGGASLMGGKGGVINTLLGALVMGIITNIMNLAGVPGYHQQVYMGAIIVVAMLLQYSTGSLKR
- a CDS encoding sugar ABC transporter ATP-binding protein, coding for MVTELANLKSISKSFGGIHALRSVNFDVWPGEVHALLGENGAGKSTLMRVLGGEIIPSQGEVVINGKRTELRDPRDARALGIVVIHQELALAPDLSVAENIFLGELPTLISRFSLRRRAKQLIDRLGFDIDPGRLVGTLSVAHQQVVEIAKALSQDIKIIVFDEPTAVLGAQDAMKLHQIIRGLRDRGVGIVYISHRLDEVFDIADRMTVMKDGETVGTVATTDVKIDDIIRMMVGRPIANMFPERSQRTIGAELLNVKKLNADRMVRDVSFSVRAGEIVGLGGLIGSGRTEVARAIFGADPLDSGTISLKGKALKLKSPRDAVKAGIGLVPEDRKEHGVVIDKPIRVNATMARMSSVVNALGFLKPALERTDVTALGKSLRLKASSIDAPVSSLSGGNQQKVVLAKWFHAGGDVIILDEPTRGVDVGAKAEIYALINKLAEDGKAVLVISSEHQELFGLCDRVLAMGQGQIRGELTPSNYSEENLLGLSMMGGARASNQGSQV
- a CDS encoding substrate-binding domain-containing protein; amino-acid sequence: MKKSIAGCMLALMASVASAGIANAADCKVGIAMYTLGAPYFAAQVAAAEDQAKKAGCEVTSADGQNDMTKQIADVEDMVARGVNLLILNPRDPEGLVAAADAATAAGVKVVVMDSSINTKANVVTQVRSSNDQNGVLVGQWLANAMKGKPMKIILLSGDKGNEVGRDRRLGVFKGLVEGQLVNDGKVSFEVVGQGWGGWAHEGGLAAMEDLLTAHPDANVVLGENDSMVLGAMKALEAQGKTDVLALAAADGQKEALALIKEGKYGATGLNDPDLVARTAVDIGLKAVNGELPADFPKLNLTTPAVITKENVDKYYRADAVF
- a CDS encoding glucose-6-phosphate isomerase — protein: MILFEPGVCQVDVATGQLKGATNRYVKTFRDLAGLYQDESAYQALIATRGDDVAYEVTDYKPSANGGDIIIGVTRMEPGKIGDEYFMTRGHIHARPNRPEMYYGEAGVGVMLLESPYGEIRTIEIRARTMCYVPPFWIHRSVNVGLEPLVMTFSYPADAGQDYDVIAKAGGMRSRIVDDGNGGWTTVDNAGYSGRHPSLVEDIMSRVD
- a CDS encoding helix-turn-helix domain-containing protein — its product is MSAPCSCNSRESEADDSADVSVDGVRLADHTPATEMSRVLRTAPIHLAADPSGGAIAHWNHGPLHDVVEPMTDHVVMAYNGTIQRMERRSGRSVESGTFRRGVVIIIPAGSSSRWDIPKPVDVVQLYLPHTTLTRIAEATDTFTPTDLLERTAHPDPITSRLLLSAADVLEGNRALDTLFRQQLTDLLATRLLAAHTGKAPSYQPAVGGLAPNVLRRAIERLRSDADADVSLAALAADSGLSRFHFCRAFKESTGLSPHNWLRQYRLEQAINMLRNPANSVASVAASLGYNSQTAFAAAFRKLTGETPTEWRRSHG